The region GCCGATCCGGCATTGCTGGCAAAAGCGATCAAGGCATTGCCACTGACGCTGGTGAAAACCCGTCCATTGGACGAAGCCATCAGCAGTGCGGGCGGCGTGAAGTTCGAGTCGATGGATGAGCGCTTGATGCTCAAGCAGCTGCCTGGGGTGTTCTGCGCGGGCGAAATGCTGGACTGGGAAGCGCCGACGGGCGGCTATTTGCTGACGGGGTGTTTTGCCAGTGGGCGGGCGGCGGGGTTGGGGATGGTGGAGTGGTTGAAGCGTGAGGGTTGAGGACCGCAGCGCACCCTTCGCGAGCAAGCCCGCTCCCACATGGGATCTCGAGTGTTCACAAATAATGTGTTCACAGCAGATCCCATGTGGGAGCGAGCTTGCTCGCGATGGCGGCCTAACAGACGCCGCGTGTAATCAAGGCTTCTTCTTACGCGGCCCAGTGTTAAACACCGGCACTTTTCGCACAGGCTTGAGCGAAGGTTCCACCGCCGAAGCATCCCCGCTCTCAACCCATTTACCGAGGTTGCGCTTGCTGCCACCGGAGGTCTTTGGCTTCTTCGGTTTTTTCGGTTTCTTCACCACCTGACCACTGGAATCAGTATCCGGCACCCGATGTTCAGGCTCGAAATCCTGCTCCATCTGGCGCGTCAGGGTCTGACGGGTCAGCATCTCAATGGCGGACAGCTGATTCACTTCATCCGCGCACACCAGGGAAATTGCCTCACCGGTGGCACCCGCACGACCGGTGCGGCCGATACGGTGGATGTAGTCCTCAGCCACGATCGGCAGGTCGAAGTTGACCACCATCGGCAGATCTTCGATATCCAGACCACGGGCCGCAACGTCGGTCGCCACCAGAATCTGTATTTCACTGGCCTTGAAACGATCCAGCGCGCGCTGACGGGTCGCCTGGGGTTTGTCGCCGTGAATGCCGTCGGCATTGATGCCCAGGCCCTGAAGTTTTTCCACCAGCGCGTCCACGCCATTGCGGGTTTTGGCGAACACCAGCACCTGTTTCCACTTGCCCTTGCGCAGCAAGTGAATGAACAGCTCCGGCTTACGCTTCTTGTCCACCACCACAACCCATTGCTTGACGGTGTTGGCCGCCACGTTGCGCGGGCTGACTTCGATGCTCAGCGGGTCGTTGAGCATTTGCCCGGCCAGCAAGCGGATCGCGTCGGAGAAGGTCGCGGAGAACAACAGCGTTTGACGTTGCTTCGGCAGCACGCGGTAAATGTTCCCCAGCTCTTCGGAGAAGCCCAGATCGAGCATGCGATCGGCTTCGTCCAGGATCAGCGTTTGCAGCTGATTGAACTTGAGGGCCTTCTGGCGATACAGGTCGAGCAAACGACCCGGAGTCGCCACCAGCACATCAACCCCTTTGCGCAGCTTCATCATCTGCGGGTTGATGCTGACGCCGCCGTACACCGCGTAAGTACTCAACGGCAGGTTCTCGGCGTACTGGCGCACGGCTTCGTGAACCTGTTCGGCCAGTTCGCGGGTCGGCACCAGGATCAGTGCACGCACCGAGTTGGAGGCCACTTTCGGCCCTTCCATGGCCAGCAACTGCAGCAGCGGCAGCGCGAAACCGAGCGGTCTTGCCGGTGCCGGTCTTGGCCGCAGCCATCAGGTCGCGACCGGCCAGCACCGCCGGAATGGCTTGCGCCTGGACCGGCGTAGGTGTCTGGTAGCCGAGCGTCTCGAGAGAGCGCAGCAAGGGTTCGATCAGGCCAAGGGAGGCGAAAGTCATGGGATTACCGTAGGAAAATTCAGCGCGGTTGTGCAAAACGAGTGTGCAATGGCGCGCAGTTTACCCTAATTCACACGGGATTCTGTCGGTGCCACCACCGCAGGTCGTTCCGGGCGCCGACGCCATTGTGGCAAGCCGATCAAGACTACGGCGCTGATGATCACCGCCATGGCAATCGCTTCCTCGATACCGATGGTCTCGCCAACAAACACGATGCCCAGCAACACCGCCACCGCCGGGTTGACGTAGGCATAACTGGTGGCCGCCGCTGGACGTACGTGCTTCAACAAATACATGTAGGCGTTGAAGGCAATGATCGAACCGAAACCGATCAAGTAGGCCAGCGCCAACCAGCCTTCGACCGGCGGCACACTGTCCAGACGCTCACCACTCAGCGCACTGCCGATCAACAACACCACGCCACCCACCAGCATTTCCGCAGCACTGGCCATCGCGCCCTGGGGCAACGGCAAGTGTTTGCTCCACACCGAGCCGAAAGCCCAGGCTGCGGCGGCGAACACCGCAACATCGCGCCCAACGGGCTCGATTGCAGGTTGGAGCCGAGGTTGAGCATGGCGATGCCGACCAACCCGAGCACAATCCCGGCCCATTCGAGACGGGTATTACGTGCGCCCCAGAAATAGCCGCACAGCAGCGTAAACAAAGGCACCGTCGCCACCGCCAGCGCGGCAACACCGGAGGCCACCCCGCTATGCTCGGCCATGCTCACCGCACCGTTACCGAAACTGAGCAGCAAAATGCCGATCATGCCCGCCGCTTTCCACTGCGCCCAGGTCGGTGCCGGGGCCCCGCGCCAGCGCAGGAACGCATACATCAACGATCCGGCAATCACAAAGCGAATACCGCCAAGCATCAACGGCGGCCAGTACTGCACGCCGATGCGAATGACCAGATAGGTCGAGCCCCAAATCACGTACAACGCGAAAAACGCAGCGATCAACGGTAAGGGGAAGCGACGTAAGCCAGGCATTGGGCAGCTCTCAGGCAAGAGAAGGAGAGCAGATATTCTAGAAAGGCCAACGGCTAAAAATAAGCTACAAAACCTGTTTATCGCGCCGGTACACTTTTCAAAACACGGAGATCACCGCTATAAACCGTGTATTCGAAAGTCATGTCATTTTCAGGAATTCCCACGATGGACAAGTACGACCGCATGCTCCTCAGCGCCCTGTTGGAAAACGGTCGGGCGTCCTACGCCGAACTGGCGCGCAAGGTGAACCTCTCAGCCCCGGCTGTGGCCGAGCGCGTGGCCAAACTTGAGTCCTGCGGGGTGATCACCGGTTATCAGGCCAAGGTCGACCTGTCGAAAATCGGCCTGCCGATCCAGTGCGTCATCGAATTGCGGCTAAACCAGCACGGCAATCAGAAAACCTACGACGAACTGATCAAAATCCCGCAACTGACCGAGTGTCACCGGGTGACGGGGGATCCGTGCGTGATCATGCAAGCGGCGGTGGGGTCGATGCCGGAGTTGGAGGCGTTGATTAATCGGGTGGCGAAATTTGGGTTTAGCAAGACGTCGATTGTGTTGTCGAGCGCGATAGAGCGGCGGGTGCCGTTGGGGCAGTTGGACGGAAAGCAGGCCTGAAGTTGCAGGAGACCCAATGTGGGAGCGGGCTTGCTCGCGAAAGCGTCGGCACATCCAACCTCGATGTGACTGACAGGCCGCTTTCGCGAGCAAGCCCGCTCCCACAGGGGATTTGCGGTGTCGTCAGAACCCGCGATGGCGCTTGAGATGTTCGTTGATCTTCGCCGCCGGCACTTTCTGCAAGCTGACCAGCAAATCATGGGACAACTCCCGCAACCCGTGCTGCTGCCGCAGTTGCTCAGCCAAGTGCGTCGTCAGGTTCGCCGCCATCTCGGCATCCGCCATCGCCCGGTGAGCCTTGCCGGTATTAGGCAGGCTGGCGAAAGTGGTGAGCGTCCCGAGTTTGTGATTCGGCGCCGCCGGCATCAGACGCCGGGCCAGTAACAGTGAGCAGGCAAAGTTCTGCAACCGTGTGCGTTTGATCCGCCCCAGTTCAAAGTCCCAGAACTTCTGGTCGAACGCGGCGTTGTGCGCCAGCAGCGGCGTAATGCCGACGAACTCGTTCACCTCGTTCATCACCTGCTCGGCCGACGGTGCGGTGCGCAGCATGGCGTTGCTGATGCCAGTGAGTTGTTCGATGAACGCCGGTACGCGCACGCCGGCGTTCATCAGGCTCTGGTAACGCTCGACGATGCGCCCCTGTTCAAGGATCACCACGGCGATTTCCGTGGCCCGGCAGCTACTGCTTGGGGAGATCCCGGTGGTTTCAAAGTCGATGACTGCTATGCGTTCCAAACCTGTTTCAACTCCGTAAAAATCAATTCTTGAGCAGCAACGCGCCTTCGATTGGCACGTAGCGGCTGGCGGCGCGGATCAGCGAGTTCGCGGTCAGGCCCGGCACGCCGTAAGCCACGGCTTGTACGCCGTGCTTGCTGATGATGCGATCCAGCAGCATGTCGAAATCACCATCGCCGGAAGCCAGCACCACTTCGTCGACATGATCGGCGGCGTCCATGATGTCGAGGGTAATACCTACGTCCCAGTCGCCCTTGGCCGAGCCGTCGCTGCGCTGGATGTAAGGCTTGAGCTTCACGATGAAGCCCAGGTTGCGCAGGATCTGCTGGAACTGCTGCTGCTTGCTGTCACCACGATCGATGGCGTAGGCATACGCCTCGACAATCTCGCCCTGTTTACTGATATCTGCCCACAGCGCGGCATAGTTGAAGTGGCAACCATAAGCCTGACGCACGGTGTAATAGAGGTTTTGGACATCGGCAAACACTGCGATTTTTTTCACCGTGCATCCTCATGAGCGCACAAGCGCGCGGGCAGGATCAGGCCCCAGGCCCGAAAAGTTGCCCAGTATGCCAGCCTGAAGGATTGTTCCGCGAATAATCGGCCCGGGGCGTTTGCGCGCCCCGGACGAATGGTGGGTCAGACGAAGGAGTCGTCGTCATCGCCGCCGAAGAACGATGAGTCGTCATCGTTGTTGTAGTCGGTGTCGCTAAGGTCGCCCTGATCGTTGGAGTCGTTGCCGGCCATGCGCTGGTCATTGCCCCGGTCATTACCGCTTTGATCATTGACCTGGGCCGGTTCTTCCTTGATGACTTCGACGATTTGCTGCGGCTGCTGATTGCTGTGGAACATACTGCTGATGCCTTCTGCCAGCATCACACCACCGGCCACGCCAGCCGCGGTTTTCAGCGCGCCACCGAGGAAGCCGCTACCTACCGGTGCCTGTTGTTGCGGCGCGTAGTTTTGCTGTGGCGCGCCGTAGTTCTGTTGCGGTGCACCGAAGTTCTGCTGTGGCGGCTGCGAATTGAACGATGGCCGCGCCGGTTCACGCCAGCCGCCGGTCGACGGGGGTGCGCTTTGGGTTGGCGCAGGCTGCGGATCGCGGGAGCCGCCGCCGAAGATGCTCGACAGGAAGCCACCACTGGCCGGTGCCGGAGCGCTCGCCTGGGCCTTGGCCTGTTGCAGTTCGTCCTGCAATTGCTGGATTTGCTGGGTCTGTTGCTTGTTCTGTTCGTCGAGGCTCTTGATGGCAGCCTCTTGCACCAGAATCGCCTGGGTCATGAAATAGCCCGCGGCGGGCTGGCGAGTCAGGTGTTCCTTGATCCGCGCCTCGGCTTGAGCGTCGCGCGGGGCTGAATCCGTTTCGGCCTGTTGCAGCCGGGAAAACAGTCCATCGATCAGGGTTTGTTCTTCGCTGTTCATGGCGACCTCGTAGATTGCCGGGAATATCGTCTTCCTCATCCACGATGGACAAGGTGCCTACCAGTTATGGGGCTGATACAGGATGTTTCAATAGCCTTTACCTAACGTTTACGTTTGCGCCCCCCGACGCTTCATCGGTTAAAGTGTGGAACTGCTTTTAACCTGCGATACCGACTGATGAATCCGTTCGATGTGCTGCGTGACTCCTTTTACTTCTTCAAGCGCAATCTGGGCCAGATCGTGCAGCTGTGCCTGCCGCTGGTGATTCTTGAGGCGTTCTTGCAACAATTGGTGGACAACACCGCCAGCCCGGACGGTTTCCCCGGTTACAGCGTGGTCGTCGGTTTACTGGTGTATCCACTGTATACCGCCGCGCTGATCCTGTTTCTCGACGCCCGCAGCCGTGGCGAATCGCCGCGCATCCGCGACCTGCTGGCGATGTCCGCCACGTTGTGGCCACGCTTTGCCCTGCTCACCGCGCTCAACACCTTGTTGATCCTGATCGGCCTGTCGCTGTATTTCCTGCCGGGCCTGTGGCTGATGGTGACGCTGGCCTTCGCCGAATACTTGCTGGTGCTGCGCGGTATGGCGCCGCTGGCGGCGATGAAAGAAAGCCTGCGCCTGACCCGCGGCCATTTCCTGCGCATTCTGGTGTGCATCCTCTGTGTAATGGGGCCGTTGTGGGTGCTCAAGGGCGCCAGCTACGCGGTCTATCCCGAACCACAGAACCCGGCAATCGCCCTGCTGATCGACAGCGTCCACAGCTTCCTGCAACTGTTCACCAGCGTGGTGCTGTTCCGCCTGTTTATGCTGATTGGCGAAGTGCCTGACAAAAACGACAGACCTGCCTGACCGCTCTACCCTTGGGCGCGGCCCTCGCTCTCGGGTATGCTCGGGTCATCTTTGTAACGCTATAAGCCGAGCCATGACCCGTCTACTGCGCTACACCCTGCTGGGCCTGTTTGCTTTCGTTGGCCTGATCGGCCTGCTGATCTACAGCGTGACCTGGCGACCCGACGCCAAGGAAGTGCTGCCGGTCAGTTGCAACGCCAAGGCGCCGACCCTGGTGCCCGGTCAAGCCTTGAAGGTGATGACCTGGAACGTTCAGTACCTGGCGGGTAAACGCTACGTGTTCTGGAACGACCTGGCCCAGGGTGACGACGAAAGCCCCACGCTCGAAGACATGGCCTTCAGCCTCGATGAAGTGGCGCGGGTGATTCGTGACGAGCAACCGGACGTCGTGCTGCTGCAAGAACTCGATGACGGCGCCAAGGCCAGCGACTATCAGAATCAGGTCAAACTCTTGCAGGAACGGGTCGCCGACCTGTACCCCTGCAACGCCCACGCCTTCGACTGGAAGGCCGACTTTGTGCCAGATCCGCATATCTTCGGCAGCGTCGGCCGGCAACTCGCCACCCTGAGCCGCTTCCAGATCGGACATGCCGAGCGCCTGCAATTGCCGGTGGCACCCGCCAACGTCATCAGCCGTCAGTTCAAACCGAAAAACGCTTTGCTGGTGGCGTATCTGCCGTTGAGCGATGGCGGGCAGATCGCGGTGCTCAATACCCACCTGGACCGCGTCCGCCAGCCCGACGACACCTTGCAAGCCCAAGTGACAGCGGTGGCCAAGGTCCTCGACAAATACGAAAGCCGCGGCACACCGTGGCTGATTGGCGGCGACTTCAATCTGTTGCCGCTGGGCCAATACCGACGCCTGCCCGCCGAGCAACGTACGCCCTACTCCGCCGACAGCGCATTGCATGTGCTGTGGGACAAATACCCGATGATCCCGACCAACAACGAAGCCAGCGGTGCTGATCGGGCGCAATGGCTGACCCATTACCCGAACGATCCCGGCTTGAACGGCCCGGACCGGACGGTCGACTACCTGTTTTACAGCCCGCGGATCAAACGGGTCGAGGCAACGGTGCGCCAGGACGATACATTGCGGATCTCCGATCATTTGCCGGTGATCGCAAAGTTCCTGTTGCCGGCCGCCCCGTAGCAGCCAAGGTTGCTTGCGATGGATGCCTGCCCGGCAACATTCATGTCGACTGAACAAGCTCGGTGCCTACAGACTCAATGCTCCTCCAACTCGTCATGCAGCAATCCGAAGATCCTGCGTTTCATGTCGATGAACGAGCGTTCCATCACCATGTCGAGGGTCCGTGGCCGCTCAATCGGCACGTCCAGAATCTGCTTGATCCGCCCGGGCCTGGCGCCCATGACGTAGACCCGGTCGCCGAGCAGAATCGCCTCGTCGATATCATGGGTCACAAACAATACCGTCTTCTTGCTGTTGCCCCACACTCGCAGCAGCAGTTGCTGCATTTGCAGGCGCGTCTGGCTGTCGAGGGCACCGAAAGGTTCGTCCATCAGCAGGATTTGCGGATCGTTGGCCAAGGCCCGGGCAATCGCGACCCGCTGCATCATGCCGCCGGAGAGTTGCTTGGCGTAGTTGTCGGCGAACCCGGCGAGCCCGACTTCATTGACGTAGTAGTCGA is a window of Pseudomonas sp. 10S4 DNA encoding:
- a CDS encoding DUF2076 domain-containing protein; translation: MNSEEQTLIDGLFSRLQQAETDSAPRDAQAEARIKEHLTRQPAAGYFMTQAILVQEAAIKSLDEQNKQQTQQIQQLQDELQQAKAQASAPAPASGGFLSSIFGGGSRDPQPAPTQSAPPSTGGWREPARPSFNSQPPQQNFGAPQQNYGAPQQNYAPQQQAPVGSGFLGGALKTAAGVAGGVMLAEGISSMFHSNQQPQQIVEVIKEEPAQVNDQSGNDRGNDQRMAGNDSNDQGDLSDTDYNNDDDSSFFGGDDDDSFV
- a CDS encoding YciC family protein, which gives rise to MNPFDVLRDSFYFFKRNLGQIVQLCLPLVILEAFLQQLVDNTASPDGFPGYSVVVGLLVYPLYTAALILFLDARSRGESPRIRDLLAMSATLWPRFALLTALNTLLILIGLSLYFLPGLWLMVTLAFAEYLLVLRGMAPLAAMKESLRLTRGHFLRILVCILCVMGPLWVLKGASYAVYPEPQNPAIALLIDSVHSFLQLFTSVVLFRLFMLIGEVPDKNDRPA
- a CDS encoding PolC-type DNA polymerase III, yielding MERIAVIDFETTGISPSSSCRATEIAVVILEQGRIVERYQSLMNAGVRVPAFIEQLTGISNAMLRTAPSAEQVMNEVNEFVGITPLLAHNAAFDQKFWDFELGRIKRTRLQNFACSLLLARRLMPAAPNHKLGTLTTFASLPNTGKAHRAMADAEMAANLTTHLAEQLRQQHGLRELSHDLLVSLQKVPAAKINEHLKRHRGF
- a CDS encoding ABC transporter ATP-binding protein, giving the protein MGSVTAVNPRFVAPQAAPAQGAPRLQVDKVSLRYKKPDGGVFTALEQVSFEVPDQQFAVLVGPSGCGKSSLLYLTAGLAEPTSGEIYVGGQQVEGPGADRGMVFQSYTLFPWLTVRQNVEFGLKRRGMAAAQRKEIVDYYVNEVGLAGFADNYAKQLSGGMMQRVAIARALANDPQILLMDEPFGALDSQTRLQMQQLLLRVWGNSKKTVLFVTHDIDEAILLGDRVYVMGARPGRIKQILDVPIERPRTLDMVMERSFIDMKRRIFGLLHDELEEH
- a CDS encoding endonuclease/exonuclease/phosphatase family protein; amino-acid sequence: MTRLLRYTLLGLFAFVGLIGLLIYSVTWRPDAKEVLPVSCNAKAPTLVPGQALKVMTWNVQYLAGKRYVFWNDLAQGDDESPTLEDMAFSLDEVARVIRDEQPDVVLLQELDDGAKASDYQNQVKLLQERVADLYPCNAHAFDWKADFVPDPHIFGSVGRQLATLSRFQIGHAERLQLPVAPANVISRQFKPKNALLVAYLPLSDGGQIAVLNTHLDRVRQPDDTLQAQVTAVAKVLDKYESRGTPWLIGGDFNLLPLGQYRRLPAEQRTPYSADSALHVLWDKYPMIPTNNEASGADRAQWLTHYPNDPGLNGPDRTVDYLFYSPRIKRVEATVRQDDTLRISDHLPVIAKFLLPAAP
- a CDS encoding Lrp/AsnC family transcriptional regulator; protein product: MDKYDRMLLSALLENGRASYAELARKVNLSAPAVAERVAKLESCGVITGYQAKVDLSKIGLPIQCVIELRLNQHGNQKTYDELIKIPQLTECHRVTGDPCVIMQAAVGSMPELEALINRVAKFGFSKTSIVLSSAIERRVPLGQLDGKQA
- a CDS encoding NYN domain-containing protein, translated to MKKIAVFADVQNLYYTVRQAYGCHFNYAALWADISKQGEIVEAYAYAIDRGDSKQQQFQQILRNLGFIVKLKPYIQRSDGSAKGDWDVGITLDIMDAADHVDEVVLASGDGDFDMLLDRIISKHGVQAVAYGVPGLTANSLIRAASRYVPIEGALLLKN